The Lathyrus oleraceus cultivar Zhongwan6 chromosome 5, CAAS_Psat_ZW6_1.0, whole genome shotgun sequence genome includes the window GACAACGACTTAGTATGAAGGAAGAATAGGCGAAAACTTTGTGTGATTAAAGAAAAGGTCATAATGGAAGGGAAGATCATGATACCATAAAATAGATTGTAATATATCCTTTATTCATATATGATAAAGAGTCTATATACACAATAATAATAGGTTAGTCAAACTTATGGATAATGACAAACATAAATAAAAATACTTACAAATAATTAGAAATATGATTACGCTGAGTGATAAGAATATTTTATTCTATCAACAACTCCACTATAAAATCAATGACTACTTGAGCTTTaatgtttgatttttttttttataaaaaataaccaagtttttcaatttaattttcaaaataacGTTTCATGCACCCCTCTAAAGCATGCGCCAGTTGGACTGACGCATGCATGTTGTCATTGAACATAGGCGCCAATGccattggcgcatgcatgcagGTGAAATCAATGTAATTGGCGCATACTCTATTATATCAAGTGTATGCACCATTGCATGTAGCGTATGCTTTCTATAttgttattttttttaaaattttaatatgttatataaaattgaaataaataaaataaataggtaaatgaaaaataattattaatattatgatATAAAGTTAAAATACATAACAATTGACAAGAAAACCAATGACTCACCCGATTGATTTTCTTGTAGTATAAAGTCTAACAAATTAGAAGATTTAAGATAAACTTACTTTTTTGCGTATGAGAATGTGAATGACTTCTCGTTGACTAgggcgagtgacgacattcttCACCAATCCTatgcttgtagcaaataggcgcaagaataaaatgtacaagtattttttttagcatttttacACAACGAACTATATAGATGAGACAAaacagctgaaccccaactatatgtgcctactttatttatgtttcgtaacaacaACTTAATCATGAACCCAATGCAGGACCATCGCGAACTCAACTCTCAGTTAATATGCAAGGAAATTTTGTCTGTCATTAGCGACAATCCGTCGTTtaaggtgagtacaataatcttATATATTGTTACACAATACAACTATACTTCATTAAAGACGAAGCTGCCAAAGCTAACACGCATGTGGTCACagtgtttgaccgtactaaaggttggtacagtgTTGTTGAGTCAATGGATTACAATGAAGGCATGCCTAGGAGACATTATCcagtggaactagatagaggttggtgcgactgcgaaaagttccaagcctttcgtatgccctgCTCCAATGTCATAGCGGTATGTTCAAAGGTTCGACAGGATCCTTCCAACTTACTATCCGATGTTTACAAAGTCATACACCTTTGtaatgtttacaaaattagcttttcggtggtagcaaaagaggattacttgcctgcatatcaaggggacattcactgacacaatgaaataatgcgaagaaagaaaaaggatcACCCAAACAGCCTCCATATTCGAATCGAAATGGATACAGTGAACAcaatggttagattatgtagttcatgttGTCAGCCCGATCATACTTGTACAAACTGTCTTAGTGTTGGACCAATCACAACAACATAATTTTAATCGTAACccttttgctttatattaaaaacaacatttatttcatatgataagcagaacaaatacaataattaaacaacaacacaaacaactacaacaaataaaataacatcacaaacaaatacaacacataaacaacataataatgcgattacaaccatcaatttttttttgtgagaagtatacatcatgtgaacgtctctgtcagtTTTAACATCCACCCATaaacgaacttctccattttggttgaacgtggtATCAAACCATTGAATTCTTCTGATCTTTTCATCCTCTGCAAtgtctccatctaaccaacggttcaagGTCCTGTTAAAATGTTCGAACGTATCTAcattccaaagtcgaatcttcATCGGAGGCTGCACTGCTGAAAAAATTAAATTGGTATATCTCTTATGAATATAAGGACACATATATGAATATGAagacattttaaagaaaaatggaaggagaATGAAGAAAAATGGAATGAGATAGTAAGAAGATGTGTGAAAAATTATGGGAGGGTGATGCCGTATTTATAGATGGAGTGGTGGAGCAATAGCCGCATACATTGACGCGTACATAGAGTGAACTATGCATGCACCATTGCATTTGACACCTACACATGCATGTGGCGCTATGGCCATGGATACGCCGATGCATGTGGTATCAATGAATAATATTTTCATTGGATGCGGCAATGCATCTGACACATTTGTTAGATATTTTTAGAAAAAGtgattattttgataaatatttttaaataataataattattaaatattaattaaaaaaattgattattaattttttttaccTCATAGAGAGAAAACATAAGTTGTACCAGCATTAAATACTTCTATTGATCATGCAATCATTTGTAGTTAGATATGATTTTTAAAGAACGTCAAATAATGAATTTTGATGACGATCTTGTGACTTCAAAAATATGATCAGAAATAAAgataaaattaataaaatataatgTTATATTGAAAACTAAAAAAATATCAATCACGcttaaatttattttaattttataaatagatcaattattttaaaaaaaggatgaattataataaaaatattatgAGTAAAATGATAAACAAGTCTACTATTATGGAAAAGTTTAGCATAACTAAAAAGTTATTTATCTAACTCAACCGATAAACATTATAGTAaaaatgtgattttttttttCCACATAGTTAGTTGCGCGTGAAACATACATTTTAGTCCataaaaaaaggaagaaaaacAAAGTGAACGTGGAAAACAAGGTCTAGAAAAACGCCGAACGAGTCTATAAAAACAAGTACCTCACCCACACCACCACCACTACTCTAAACTCAATTTCTTTCCCTTCCTATTCCCCAAGACGACCAAACCAACAAAACTTAGACTTTCAAAAAAATAATACTTCAAACCTCGGTTTGAATTCCAACATCAACATCATCACAAGCTCACAACACGCTAACGTCACTCCTTTCGTTTCCCACCGCTCTTTTTATTCCCCCTCTCATTCCTTCTTCCAAACCCAATTTTTTTAATTATCTTTTCTCAACATCCACCAATTCCCTAACCCTCATTCGTTCATTTCTTTTCTCCCTCAAAAAACCAAAACCCAAACCCTCTTATCTTCTTTCTACCCTTCACGTCTTAATCAAATCCACCTCTTATTTCTCGCCGTTTTCCCCTCCTCATTATTTTCCAGCTATCGCTTTGTTTTTATATTACCCATAACACTTTTCTTTCTCTTATCATGCCAAACCCTCTGATTTGGGGTTTTTCTGCAGCGATGAACATGCTTTTTACTCCTATGTGGCTAGTGTTTTTCTTAGGGGTTATCGTTGGTTGGTTATGGAAACCAAATTGGGCTACTTCATTGGCTAAGTCTTTTGATTTTGCTTCACCTTTTTCTTGTTCTCCTGTCTTCTCCCCTTTGAAATtctattcttcttcttcttctccttttcttAATTCTTCTATTACAATGCAAACTCCAAACCCTGATTCTTTGGGTATTAAGAAAGACATGAATAAAAAagcttcatcttcttcaacacCCACCAAATATGATAGTTCCTCCGGgtattttctttttcatttaattcatatttttaGATGATTATTCATTTGATTAATTGCTACCTTTTTGAATTTTAGTTAATTTGTTGAATCCTGATTAAATTGATTATAGTTTGTTTTAGGATGGTGATTTATTAAAAGGATAGAACTGATTTGGATAAGTTTGAATATTTGGGTTGGGTGAATGGTTTTTCGTTGCCTCTGGCAATGAAAATATGGTTTGAAGTTTTGGATATTTATTTGGAAATGGTATGTTATTGACTAaattttgactttgtttgaccttgcAGTACACCGGATTCTAGTGAAGATGCTTCGAATGGTGTTACGATTGATGATTTACATCATTTATATAAGCTTGTGGAGGAGAAAGATGGAGGTCTTCCTTGGATACATATGATGGATCGGTCTACTCCGACTTTGAGATACCAGGCGTGGCGTAGAGAACCAAAGGTATGGTAGATTATGGTTTTGTTTGTAATGACTATATGTATGATTTTTAGTTTATTACAATTGCTGATTTTTGTGTTGTTGATTTGATAGGATGGACCTCCCCAATATCGAAGCAGTACTATTTTTGAGGATGCAACACCTGAGATAGTGAGGGATTTATTCTGGGACGATCAGTTTCGACCTAAGTGGGATGATATGCTTATTAACTCGACGACATTAGAAGAGTGCCCTACTACTGGAACAATGAAAGTGCATTGGGTTCGAAAGGTGCAAAACCTCTTTATTTGATTTATTAAGTGTTGTTTTTGGATGTCTTTTGTATCTGTTTTCATTTGCTTATGGCTGCTATTTATCTGTGTTACAGTTCCCCTTCTTCTGTAAAGACAGAGACTATGTTATCGGACGAAGAATATGGGAATGTGGGAGGTCATACTATTGTGTTACAAAGGTACTTGAAGAAAAATCactttttttttctcttctttctATTGAATATTTGAAGACATTGATTGAGGATGGTTAAATTCCGCGCTTCATAATTAGTGTTGTTCTtacattttttccttccttttagGGGGTAGATTGTCCTTCAATCCCAAGACAAGACAAACCCAGACGTGTCGATGTGTATTACTCTAGCTGGTGCATTCGAGCAGGTTTGTTTTGATAACTTTATTAATCAAGGTCTAATTTGCACAAGAGTTTAATTTTGATAGTGTCGGTGTAAAAATAATTATCCGGTTGATTGACCGAGTAATTTTTTAAGCTAGTCATTCATTCACCACTAGACTTGTTATGGGCTTATAGCTGATCAATGATCTTATGTTTCTTTTCTTGACAGTTGAATCAAAGAGAGGTAATGGTCAATTGACTGCATGTGAAGTTTTACTCTTCCATCATGAAGAAATGGGAATTCCATGGGAGCTTGCAAAGCTTGGAGTAAGAAAAGGTATGTGGGGAACGGTACAGAAGGTTGAGCCTGGTTTGCGTGCTTATCAAGAAGCAAAAGCTTCTGGAGCTCCACTCTCTCGTTCCGCCTTCATGGCCAGTGTCAACACAAAAATAAGTCCGGAGTACTTGCAATCCATCGGATCCTCTGACGATTCATCACAAATCGACAGTGCAATCACTTCTGACAAACCAAAGGGCGTGAACGTACCGAAGATGCTAGTCATTGGCGGTGCTGTTGCTCTTGCTTGTAGTCTTGATAAGGGGTTGTTGACCAAGTATCTTTTATTTGGTGTTGCTAGAAGATTTGCTAATATGGGTAAAAGATAGTAGAACTAAAGGTGGAACCAATCTCTTGAAGGGATTCAGGTGTGTTGCAGTCACAAATCCATGCAGTCAGAGATCACTCGGTGCAGAAAGAAAGTATTAGCTGTCACTGCTGTGCTGATTGTGTGGGATTTGTGACTCTTGAAGCCATTGTTTTGGATATTCCACATTATCCGTTATAGTTTCCTTCTTATTATCACCTATAAATTAGGAGGCTCTTTTTTGGGTAAATAATCTATAAAAAAATAAAATCCAGGGGAAATGAGAAAATCTCGGCTTGTTGATTTGGGAGAAAGGCTAGTTGATAATTTTTCAaaactttttatttatttcttagACCATGAGAGTTGGTGAAGACCACAGAATTTGTAAACTTTGTATGGTTGTATAAACTTCTTAGCAATAAAGAATAAAGATAATCTATTTTTATCATTTCCCATCTTGTATTTTAATCATTGTTATGACAAATGTATAAGCTATGCTATAATTGCAATAATCATTAGATTTTACTTTGTTCAATTTACTGAATTTATCTTGCAGCATGTATTGTATGTAGGATCAATCTTTTGTGATACTGTCTTCACGTACTCAACGTGACATGTTGACAAGCGTGTTTAACATGATTAAGTTCTTTCTACCTTAGACTAAAGATAAACAAGTTCATCAATGACACATCTTTGTTAGATATACGTAATTGGGTCACTTTTCATGTGACTCTCAAATGTTGATTGTGGTAATCAATTATGTGGTTTAGAAGAACTCCAATTGAGTGATGGAATTTGGCACTAACTTAAGCCAATCATATCTTGAATatcatttttcttctttttgttttctaCTTATATGATACGACCTGCAACACTACCAAGTACATAGAAATTTCTTATTTTGTCTTCGTTTTTGCTCTTCACACACTTTATTTTCTTTCCATGAGTAGTGCTCTGCAAAAATGGAAATTAAACACTAAACAATGACTGAAATGGAAATTAAACACTGAACAATGACTGAATCAGATCAGATTAGCTAGACTAATCCATTTACTTTACTTCAAACTTCAACTACTTATAATATTAGAAAAATTTTACTTCTTAAATTTATTAGATAATCCATGTATTTGGATTCAACAATGAACAAAATATATTGATTATTTAATAAATCTAAAAAGTCAGTTTTTTCTTTTAAATAAGATCAGAATGAGTAATAGATTTGGTGGGTTCGGTTTTCATATTCATCTAAATTTATTTGAAGTCCAATAATTTTTTCCTTATTAACTTTTTTAAATTTAATTCATAATATAACACTTTGAACTCTTCcataaataatttttatatttttatattgGTGTTCCCATAAATTGTTAAATGAATATAGAAAAAAACTCATTTTTTTTACTTATAAGTTATAGTAACATTGAGTGGAGAGTATTTCTGGCCCAACAGTgttattatattttatataaatatattagTAAATTTTTTGTCAATTTATAATTATAGCATATTAAATATTCATGGAAACAATAATAGCAATAACAACATTTAATATTGATTTAATTATTAATTTGAATCACTAAAGAATGAACCTTTTTAACGTGATGAGAGTTGTCCA containing:
- the LOC127081243 gene encoding uncharacterized protein LOC127081243: MPNPLIWGFSAAMNMLFTPMWLVFFLGVIVGWLWKPNWATSLAKSFDFASPFSCSPVFSPLKFYSSSSSPFLNSSITMQTPNPDSLGIKKDMNKKASSSSTPTKYDSSSGTPDSSEDASNGVTIDDLHHLYKLVEEKDGGLPWIHMMDRSTPTLRYQAWRREPKDGPPQYRSSTIFEDATPEIVRDLFWDDQFRPKWDDMLINSTTLEECPTTGTMKVHWVRKFPFFCKDRDYVIGRRIWECGRSYYCVTKGVDCPSIPRQDKPRRVDVYYSSWCIRAVESKRGNGQLTACEVLLFHHEEMGIPWELAKLGVRKGMWGTVQKVEPGLRAYQEAKASGAPLSRSAFMASVNTKISPEYLQSIGSSDDSSQIDSAITSDKPKGVNVPKMLVIGGAVALACSLDKGLLTKYLLFGVARRFANMGKR